In Pseudomonas sp. GCEP-101, one DNA window encodes the following:
- a CDS encoding trans-sulfuration enzyme family protein produces MSDHAKGPSTQAVHAGHDADRRMVTRAKSQPIYQSSVFVYDSLEQVDDFLTGNPDNYMYTRIGNPNHSAVEELLRELEGGEDALFSASGMAAISAALLGVLGAGDHLIASRELYGTTQSLIEKELARFGITSSLLDLNDLAAVEAAITPTTRLIYTETASNPLVRVSNIPALAELAHRHGLKLLVDNTFLSPVLYQPLRDGADLVIHSTTKYLNGHSDAMGGALVGDAQWIAAARRFQINAGGSASPFESWLNFRGAKTLALRMKAHSQNAQALAEALEAHPQVARVFYPGLPSHPDHELAKRLFRKGHSGMLSFTLKGGLDQVDTLIGELQLAAFAPSLAGVASSITHPGKTSHRALSAEALTALDIHDGTIRVSVGIEDSEDIVRDFLQALDAL; encoded by the coding sequence ATGAGCGACCACGCCAAAGGCCCCTCCACCCAGGCCGTACATGCCGGCCACGACGCCGACCGGCGCATGGTGACCCGCGCCAAGAGCCAGCCGATCTACCAGAGCTCGGTGTTCGTCTACGACTCCCTGGAGCAGGTGGACGACTTCCTCACCGGCAACCCCGACAACTACATGTACACGCGCATCGGCAACCCCAACCACAGCGCCGTGGAAGAACTGCTGCGCGAGCTGGAGGGCGGCGAAGACGCGCTGTTCTCCGCCTCCGGCATGGCGGCGATTTCCGCCGCGCTGCTGGGCGTGCTGGGCGCCGGCGACCACCTGATCGCCAGCCGCGAGCTGTACGGCACCACCCAGAGCCTGATCGAGAAGGAACTGGCGCGCTTCGGCATCACCTCCAGCCTGCTCGACCTCAACGACCTGGCCGCGGTGGAAGCGGCGATCACCCCGACCACCCGGCTGATCTACACCGAGACCGCGTCGAACCCGCTGGTGCGCGTGAGCAACATCCCGGCGCTGGCCGAGCTTGCCCACCGCCACGGCCTCAAGCTGCTGGTGGACAACACCTTCCTCTCGCCGGTGCTCTACCAGCCGCTGCGCGATGGCGCCGACCTGGTGATCCACAGCACCACCAAGTACCTCAACGGCCACAGCGACGCCATGGGCGGCGCGCTGGTGGGCGACGCGCAGTGGATCGCTGCCGCGCGGCGCTTCCAGATCAACGCCGGCGGCAGCGCCAGCCCCTTCGAGAGCTGGCTCAACTTCCGCGGCGCCAAGACCCTGGCCCTGCGCATGAAAGCCCATTCGCAGAATGCCCAGGCACTGGCCGAAGCCCTCGAAGCACACCCGCAGGTGGCGCGCGTGTTCTACCCCGGCCTGCCCTCGCACCCGGACCACGAGCTGGCGAAACGCCTGTTCCGCAAGGGCCACTCAGGCATGTTGAGCTTCACCCTGAAGGGCGGCCTGGACCAGGTCGATACCTTGATCGGCGAGCTGCAACTGGCCGCCTTCGCGCCCTCGCTGGCCGGCGTCGCCAGCAGCATCACCCACCCCGGCAAGACCTCGCACCGCGCGCTGTCCGCCGAGGCACTCACCGCGCTGGACATCCACGACGGCACCATCCGCGTGTCGGTGGGCATCGAGGACAGCGAGGACATCGTCCGCGACTTCCTGCAGGCGCTGGACGCGCTGTAG
- a CDS encoding sigma 54-interacting transcriptional regulator, protein MNAPHTPQPLLTFPDADKSPLSIRAKALVFFDPRSHEVRDEVERLAPLPQPVLIHGETGTGKELLARHIHRASERPGLFVAVSCSALSRNYAEAELFGYAPGAHNGPVGSRAGWFGSANGGTLYLDEIADLPLTLQQKLLRVLQEREVLRVGAREPVPVDVRLVAATSIDLSQAVKAGKFLEGLQQYLHDGNLTLPPLRERIGDIQPLAEYFLGVHAQRLELPVPQIASDTQRALEGYAWPGNIRELENVIHFALLVSPGDEIRPEHLNFSGGAAGTGGVAQVSEEALERLVRQPGVEAQLRALLQRLEHERG, encoded by the coding sequence ATGAACGCACCCCACACGCCGCAACCGCTGCTGACCTTCCCCGACGCCGACAAGAGCCCGCTGAGCATCCGCGCCAAGGCGCTGGTGTTCTTCGACCCGCGCTCCCATGAAGTGCGCGACGAGGTGGAGCGCCTGGCGCCGTTGCCGCAACCGGTGCTGATCCACGGCGAGACCGGAACCGGCAAGGAGCTGCTGGCCCGCCACATCCATCGCGCCAGCGAGCGCCCCGGCCTGTTCGTCGCGGTGAGCTGCAGCGCGCTCAGCCGCAACTACGCCGAGGCCGAGCTGTTCGGTTACGCACCGGGCGCGCACAACGGCCCGGTCGGCAGCCGCGCCGGCTGGTTCGGCTCGGCCAACGGCGGCACCCTGTACCTTGACGAGATCGCCGACCTGCCGCTGACGCTGCAACAGAAGCTGCTGCGTGTGCTGCAGGAACGCGAAGTGCTGCGCGTCGGCGCACGCGAGCCGGTGCCAGTGGACGTGCGCCTGGTCGCCGCCACCAGCATCGACCTGAGCCAGGCGGTGAAGGCGGGGAAATTCCTCGAAGGGCTGCAGCAGTACCTGCACGACGGCAACCTCACGCTGCCGCCGCTGCGCGAACGCATCGGCGATATCCAGCCGCTGGCCGAATACTTCCTCGGCGTGCATGCGCAACGCCTGGAACTGCCGGTACCGCAGATCGCCAGCGACACCCAGCGCGCGCTGGAAGGCTATGCGTGGCCGGGCAACATCCGCGAGCTGGAGAACGTCATCCACTTCGCCCTGCTGGTCAGCCCGGGCGACGAGATTCGACCGGAGCACCTGAACTTTTCCGGCGGCGCGGCCGGAACCGGAGGCGTCGCCCAGGTGAGCGAGGAGGCGCTGGAGCGCCTGGTGCGCCAGCCCGGCGTCGAAGCACAGCTGCGGGCACTGCTGCAGCGCCTGGAGCACGAGCGCGGCTGA
- the betT gene encoding choline BCCT transporter BetT: MNPPVFYGAAALILLFALIVIAQPQQAGEWLLAAQSWAADTVGWYYLLAMTLYLIFVVVTALSGYGKIKLGADHDEPEFSYLSWAGMLFAAGISITLFFFCVSEPLTHFAQPPQGEAGTQEAARQAMQLLFLHWGLHGWGVFALVAMALAYFAYRHNLPLALRSALYPLIGKRINGPIGYTVDCFGIIATVFGLGADMGFGVLQLNAGLDFLFGIAHSHPVQMTLIALMMGAAILVAVSGVDKGIRLLSDINMLLACALLLFVLFAGPTQHLLNTLVQNIGDYLGSLPTKSFDLYAYGHGGSEWLGGWTVFYWAWWIAWAPFVGLFIARISRGRTIREFVFGVLFIPLGFTLAWMSIFGNSALDQVLNHGFSELGRVAISEPSMALYQMLQNYPASRVVIAVTVLVSFVFFVTSADSGTVVLSTLSAHGGSADDDGPKWLRVFWGVATALVTGGLLFAGSIDALKSAVVLTSLPFSLILLLMMWGLHKAFYLESQRQRARTHSLAPPPSAKPGGWKRRISQAVHFPTRDEVYRFMVDVVSPAIAEVSEVFREKGLQVDSDLDLSNLEIGLEIGHGAQHPFLYQVSMRGYFTPSFARAGMGGLHLKNRRYFRAEVHLSEGSQDYDLMGYSKEQIINDMLDQYERHLQFLHLVR, encoded by the coding sequence ATGAACCCGCCGGTCTTCTACGGTGCGGCCGCGCTGATCCTGCTCTTCGCCCTGATCGTCATCGCCCAGCCGCAACAGGCCGGTGAATGGCTGCTCGCCGCGCAGTCCTGGGCCGCCGATACCGTTGGCTGGTACTACCTGCTGGCGATGACGCTGTACCTGATCTTCGTGGTGGTCACCGCGCTTTCCGGCTATGGAAAGATCAAGCTCGGTGCCGACCACGACGAGCCGGAATTCAGCTACCTGTCCTGGGCCGGCATGCTGTTCGCCGCCGGCATCAGCATCACCCTGTTCTTCTTCTGCGTCTCCGAGCCACTGACCCACTTCGCCCAGCCGCCGCAAGGCGAGGCCGGCACCCAGGAAGCGGCGCGCCAGGCCATGCAGTTGCTGTTCCTGCACTGGGGCCTGCATGGCTGGGGCGTGTTCGCCCTGGTGGCGATGGCGCTGGCCTACTTCGCCTACCGCCACAACCTGCCGCTGGCGCTGCGCTCGGCGCTCTACCCGCTGATCGGCAAGCGCATCAACGGCCCCATCGGCTACACCGTGGACTGCTTCGGCATCATCGCCACGGTGTTCGGCCTGGGCGCGGACATGGGTTTTGGCGTGCTGCAACTCAACGCCGGGCTGGACTTCCTGTTCGGCATCGCCCACAGCCACCCGGTGCAGATGACGCTCATTGCGCTGATGATGGGCGCCGCCATCCTGGTGGCCGTGTCCGGCGTGGACAAGGGCATCCGCCTGCTGTCGGACATCAACATGCTGCTGGCCTGCGCGCTGCTGCTCTTCGTGCTGTTCGCCGGCCCCACCCAGCACCTGCTCAACACCCTGGTGCAGAACATCGGCGACTACCTGGGCAGCCTGCCGACCAAGAGCTTCGACCTCTACGCCTACGGCCACGGCGGCAGCGAATGGCTCGGCGGCTGGACGGTGTTCTACTGGGCCTGGTGGATTGCCTGGGCGCCCTTCGTCGGCCTGTTCATCGCACGCATCTCCCGCGGCCGGACGATTCGCGAATTCGTCTTCGGCGTGCTGTTCATCCCGCTGGGCTTCACCCTGGCGTGGATGTCGATCTTCGGCAACAGCGCCCTGGACCAGGTGCTCAACCACGGCTTCAGCGAACTGGGCCGGGTGGCCATCAGCGAACCGTCCATGGCGCTGTACCAGATGCTGCAGAACTACCCGGCCAGCCGCGTGGTGATCGCGGTGACGGTGCTGGTCAGCTTCGTGTTCTTCGTCACCTCGGCGGACTCGGGCACCGTGGTGCTGTCCACCCTCTCCGCCCACGGCGGCAGCGCCGACGACGACGGCCCGAAATGGCTGCGGGTGTTCTGGGGCGTGGCCACCGCACTGGTCACCGGCGGCCTGCTGTTCGCCGGCAGCATCGATGCGCTCAAGTCCGCGGTGGTGCTGACCTCGCTGCCCTTTTCGCTGATCCTGCTGCTGATGATGTGGGGCCTGCACAAGGCGTTCTACCTGGAATCCCAGCGCCAGCGGGCGCGCACCCATTCCCTGGCGCCGCCGCCGTCGGCCAAGCCGGGCGGCTGGAAGCGGCGCATTTCCCAGGCGGTGCACTTCCCCACCCGTGACGAGGTGTACCGCTTCATGGTCGACGTGGTCAGCCCGGCGATCGCCGAGGTGTCCGAGGTGTTCCGCGAAAAGGGCCTGCAGGTGGATTCGGACCTGGACCTGAGCAACCTGGAAATCGGCCTGGAGATCGGCCACGGCGCGCAGCATCCGTTCCTCTACCAGGTCTCGATGCGCGGCTACTTCACGCCATCCTTCGCCCGCGCCGGCATGGGCGGCCTGCACCTGAAGAACCGCCGCTACTTCCGCGCCGAGGTGCACCTCTCCGAAGGCAGCCAGGACTACGACCTGATGGGCTACAGCAAGGAGCAGATCATCAACGACATGCTCGACCAGTACGAGCGGCACCTGCAGTTCCTGCATCTGGTGCGCTGA
- a CDS encoding OPT family oligopeptide transporter, with protein MQERIPDESNLAELTVRGLILGALITVVFTASNVYLGLKVGLTFASSIPAAVISMAVLRYFSGSNILENNMVQTQASAAGTLSSIIFILPGLLMIGYWSGFPFWQTAAICSIGGILGVLYTIPLRRVMVVQSNLPYPEGVAAAEILRVGSQDEEEEKAGKPAKTGGPGLRDILAGGVVAAAFSLLSSGFKVLAEGFSFWLTAGQAAFRLSTGFSLALVGAGYLMGITAGIAILVGVVIAWGVAVPLLSVNSVLAAGQSLPELANKLWSSQVRFLGAGTIGIAALWTLATLFKPMVQGVWASLSAVSGRGESSDLRTERDLSAKWIVAIAGVLLLALFVVFSHFLGEAAPDLHGFGFWGLVAVCVIFAFFFGFLIAAACGYMAGLVGSSSSPISGIGIIAVILVSLLILGVGSLEAGFLDQQGGKLAIALALFTTSVVIAIAAISNDNLQDLKTGYLVGATPWRQQVALIVGCLVGALVIPPVLELLFNAYGFTGALPREGMDPNAALAAPQATLMTAIASGIFHNALNWNMILIGVALGIALILVDVLLRRTGKASLPVLAVGLGIYLPPTIGMTLVVGAVIAWLLETALAKRAQAAGKDVEKYADEPKRRGVLLASGLIVGESLMGILLAAVIGTTGKDAPLALVGGGFEDTAQWLGLVVFVAICVLFYRKVLSGTRG; from the coding sequence ATGCAAGAAAGGATTCCCGACGAGTCCAACCTCGCCGAGCTGACGGTTCGCGGCCTGATCCTGGGCGCGCTGATCACCGTGGTGTTCACTGCCTCCAACGTCTACCTCGGCCTCAAGGTCGGCCTGACCTTCGCCTCGTCGATTCCCGCGGCGGTCATCTCCATGGCCGTGCTGCGCTACTTCTCCGGCTCCAACATCCTCGAGAACAACATGGTGCAGACCCAGGCCTCGGCGGCCGGCACCCTGTCCTCGATCATCTTCATCCTCCCTGGCCTGCTGATGATCGGCTACTGGAGCGGCTTCCCGTTCTGGCAGACCGCCGCGATCTGCTCCATCGGCGGCATCCTCGGCGTGCTCTACACCATTCCGCTGCGCCGGGTGATGGTGGTGCAAAGCAACCTGCCGTACCCCGAAGGCGTGGCGGCGGCGGAGATCCTGCGCGTCGGCAGCCAGGATGAAGAGGAGGAAAAGGCCGGCAAGCCGGCGAAAACCGGCGGCCCGGGCCTGCGCGACATCCTCGCCGGTGGCGTGGTGGCCGCCGCGTTCAGCCTGCTCAGCAGCGGTTTCAAGGTGCTCGCCGAAGGCTTCAGCTTCTGGCTCACAGCAGGGCAGGCGGCGTTCCGCCTGTCCACCGGTTTCTCCCTGGCGCTGGTTGGCGCCGGTTACCTGATGGGCATCACCGCCGGCATCGCCATCCTGGTCGGCGTGGTCATCGCCTGGGGCGTGGCCGTGCCGCTGCTGTCGGTGAACAGCGTGCTGGCCGCCGGGCAGAGCCTGCCGGAGCTGGCCAACAAACTGTGGAGCAGCCAGGTGCGCTTCCTCGGCGCCGGCACCATCGGCATTGCCGCGCTGTGGACCCTGGCCACCCTGTTCAAGCCCATGGTGCAGGGCGTCTGGGCCTCGCTCAGCGCGGTCAGCGGTCGTGGCGAAAGCAGCGACCTGCGCACCGAGCGGGACCTGTCCGCAAAGTGGATCGTCGCCATTGCCGGCGTCCTGCTGCTGGCGCTGTTCGTGGTGTTCTCGCACTTCCTGGGCGAGGCCGCGCCGGACCTGCACGGTTTCGGCTTCTGGGGCCTGGTGGCGGTCTGCGTGATCTTCGCCTTCTTCTTCGGCTTCCTGATCGCCGCCGCGTGCGGCTATATGGCCGGCCTGGTGGGCTCGTCGAGCAGCCCGATCTCCGGCATCGGCATCATCGCGGTGATCCTCGTGTCGCTGCTGATCCTCGGCGTCGGCTCGCTGGAGGCCGGCTTCCTCGACCAGCAGGGCGGCAAGCTGGCCATCGCCCTGGCGCTGTTCACCACCTCGGTGGTGATCGCCATCGCGGCGATTTCCAACGACAACCTGCAGGACCTGAAGACCGGTTACCTGGTCGGCGCGACCCCGTGGCGCCAACAGGTGGCGCTGATCGTCGGTTGCCTGGTGGGCGCCCTGGTCATACCGCCGGTGCTGGAACTGCTGTTCAACGCCTACGGCTTCACCGGCGCACTGCCGCGTGAGGGCATGGACCCGAACGCCGCGCTGGCCGCGCCGCAGGCGACGCTGATGACGGCCATTGCCAGCGGGATTTTCCACAACGCGCTGAACTGGAACATGATCCTCATCGGCGTCGCGCTGGGTATCGCGCTGATCCTGGTGGACGTGCTGCTGCGCCGCACCGGCAAGGCCAGCCTGCCGGTGCTCGCCGTCGGCCTGGGCATCTACCTGCCACCGACCATCGGCATGACCCTGGTGGTCGGCGCGGTGATCGCCTGGCTGCTGGAAACCGCCCTGGCCAAGCGCGCACAGGCCGCCGGCAAGGACGTGGAGAAATACGCCGACGAGCCCAAGCGCCGTGGCGTGCTGCTGGCTTCGGGGCTGATCGTCGGTGAAAGCCTGATGGGCATCCTGCTGGCAGCGGTGATCGGCACCACCGGCAAGGACGCACCGCTGGCGCTGGTCGGCGGCGGCTTCGAGGACACCGCGCAATGGCTCGGCCTGGTGGTGTTCGTGGCGATCTGCGTGCTGTTCTACCGCAAGGTCCTGAGCGGCACCCGCGGCTGA
- the tauD gene encoding taurine dioxygenase — translation MTTLTIEPISPALGAVVSGVRLADPLDDAAQRQIEQALLDHHVLFFRNQPLTPTQQANFAARFGDLHIHPIYPSSPEQREVIVLDTTVTDVRDNAIWHTDVTFLETPALGAVLAAKQLPPYGGDTLWASGIAAFEALSKPLQQLLDGLTATHDISKSFPQERFGATDADLARLEEARRKNPPRSHPVIRTHPVTGRKALFVSDGFTTRINELEPAESRAILDLLFAHFARPEFTVRWRWKENDVAFWDNRVTQHYAVDDYRPQRRVMHRATILGDKPF, via the coding sequence ATGACCACCCTGACCATCGAACCCATCAGCCCGGCCCTGGGCGCTGTTGTATCCGGCGTACGCCTGGCCGATCCGCTGGACGACGCGGCGCAGCGCCAGATCGAGCAGGCCCTGCTGGATCACCACGTGCTGTTCTTCCGCAACCAGCCGCTGACCCCGACCCAGCAGGCGAACTTCGCCGCGCGCTTCGGCGACCTGCACATCCACCCGATCTACCCCAGCTCCCCCGAGCAGCGCGAAGTCATCGTCCTCGATACCACCGTCACCGATGTGCGCGACAACGCCATCTGGCACACCGACGTGACCTTCCTGGAAACCCCGGCGCTGGGCGCCGTGCTGGCTGCCAAGCAGCTGCCGCCCTACGGCGGCGACACCCTGTGGGCCAGCGGCATCGCCGCGTTCGAGGCGCTGTCCAAACCGCTGCAGCAGTTGCTCGACGGCCTGACGGCCACCCACGACATCAGCAAATCCTTCCCCCAGGAGCGCTTCGGCGCCACCGACGCCGACCTTGCCCGCCTGGAGGAAGCCCGCCGGAAGAACCCGCCGCGCAGCCATCCGGTGATCCGCACGCACCCGGTCACCGGACGCAAGGCGCTGTTCGTCAGCGACGGCTTCACCACCCGCATCAACGAGCTGGAACCGGCGGAAAGCCGCGCCATCCTCGACCTGCTGTTCGCCCACTTCGCCCGCCCGGAATTCACCGTGCGCTGGCGCTGGAAGGAGAACGACGTGGCCTTCTGGGACAACCGCGTGACCCAGCACTACGCGGTGGACGACTACCGCCCGCAACGCCGGGTGATGCACCGCGCGACCATCCTGGGCGACAAGCCGTTCTGA
- a CDS encoding ABC transporter permease subunit, which produces MPTDTLAAKLPAAAPTGRSVPRDYRRWAAAGSVGGIFVLWWLATHLGWVDTLFLPAPEQLVEAFQRLLAEGYVDASLWQHVGTSLLRVLLALGAAVLTAIPLGILMGLNPLVGAAFDPLVEFYRPVPPLAYLPLIVIWFGIGELSKVLLIYLALFAPLLIATAAGVRRVDKSRIQAVRCLGANRLQVVRHVILPSALPEVLTGLRIALGVGWSTLVAAELIAANRGLGFMVQSAAQFLATDVVVLGILLIAAIALSFELGLRWLQRRFASWE; this is translated from the coding sequence ATGCCCACTGATACCCTCGCCGCCAAACTCCCGGCCGCCGCGCCGACTGGCCGCAGCGTGCCGCGCGACTACCGCCGTTGGGCCGCCGCCGGCAGTGTCGGCGGCATCTTCGTCCTGTGGTGGCTGGCCACGCACCTGGGCTGGGTCGATACGCTGTTCCTGCCCGCGCCGGAGCAACTGGTGGAGGCCTTCCAGCGCCTGCTCGCCGAAGGCTACGTCGATGCCTCGCTCTGGCAGCACGTCGGCACCAGCCTGCTGCGCGTGCTGCTGGCGCTGGGCGCGGCGGTGCTGACGGCGATCCCCCTGGGCATCCTGATGGGCCTGAACCCGCTCGTGGGGGCGGCTTTCGACCCGCTGGTGGAGTTCTACCGCCCGGTGCCGCCGCTGGCCTACCTGCCGCTGATCGTCATCTGGTTCGGTATCGGCGAGCTGTCCAAGGTGCTGCTGATCTACCTCGCCCTGTTCGCGCCGCTGCTGATCGCCACCGCCGCCGGCGTGCGCCGCGTGGACAAGTCGCGCATCCAGGCCGTGCGCTGCCTGGGCGCCAATCGCCTGCAGGTGGTGCGCCATGTGATCCTGCCCAGCGCCCTGCCGGAGGTCCTCACCGGCCTGCGCATCGCCCTGGGCGTGGGCTGGTCGACCCTCGTGGCCGCCGAGCTGATCGCCGCCAACCGCGGCCTGGGCTTCATGGTGCAGTCCGCCGCACAGTTCCTCGCCACCGATGTGGTGGTGCTGGGCATCCTGCTGATCGCCGCCATCGCGCTGAGCTTCGAGCTGGGGTTGCGCTGGTTGCAGCGGCGGTTTGCTTCCTGGGAGTGA
- a CDS encoding taurine ABC transporter ATP-binding protein, giving the protein MSRLTAEAVSLTFQQRGRERVVLQDLTLSLAKGESLVVLGPSGCGKSSLLNVLAGFQAPDSGRVQIDGRTLSGPGGERGVVFQDDALMPWLSALDNVALGLRIRGVGAAERNARAHDVLKLVGLGEHADYRISQLSGGQRQRLGLARALAVEPDFLLLDEPFGALDALTRERMQVLTLDLWRKTGKGLFLITHSVDEALFLATDLVVMDGPPARIVKRLPVEFARRYAAGEPVRSIKSDPEFARLRQLLLDEFLEEPEAEHAH; this is encoded by the coding sequence ATGAGCCGTTTGACGGCCGAGGCGGTCAGCCTCACCTTCCAGCAGCGCGGACGCGAGCGCGTCGTGCTGCAGGACCTCACTCTCAGCCTGGCCAAGGGCGAATCCCTGGTGGTGCTCGGCCCGTCCGGCTGCGGCAAGTCCAGCCTGCTCAACGTGCTGGCGGGCTTCCAGGCGCCGGACAGCGGTCGCGTGCAGATCGACGGCCGTACCCTCAGCGGCCCCGGCGGCGAGCGTGGCGTGGTGTTCCAGGACGACGCGCTGATGCCCTGGCTGAGCGCGCTGGACAACGTCGCCCTCGGCCTGCGCATCCGCGGCGTTGGCGCCGCCGAGCGCAACGCCCGCGCCCATGACGTGCTCAAGCTGGTGGGCCTGGGCGAACACGCGGACTACCGCATCTCGCAGCTTTCCGGTGGCCAGCGGCAACGCCTGGGCCTGGCCCGCGCGCTGGCGGTGGAGCCGGATTTCCTGCTGCTCGACGAACCTTTCGGCGCCCTCGACGCGCTGACCCGCGAGCGCATGCAGGTGCTGACCCTCGACCTGTGGCGCAAGACCGGCAAGGGCCTGTTCCTGATCACCCACAGCGTCGATGAAGCGCTGTTCCTCGCCACCGACCTGGTGGTGATGGACGGCCCGCCGGCGCGCATCGTCAAGCGCCTGCCGGTGGAATTCGCACGACGCTACGCCGCGGGCGAGCCGGTGCGTTCGATCAAGTCCGACCCGGAATTCGCGCGTCTGCGCCAACTGCTGCTTGATGAGTTCCTCGAAGAACCGGAGGCCGAGCATGCCCACTGA
- the tauA gene encoding taurine ABC transporter substrate-binding protein, with translation MNKPRFVRRALAGVAVAAALSFQGAAFADIVLGYQTGIDPTKVPQADGTYEKVIGEKLDWRRFNSGPEVVAAIASGDVQLGNLGSSPLAAATSRGLPIVAFIVSAQINSAEALVVRNGSKIEKPEDLVGKTIATPFVSTSHYSLLGALKHWKIDPAKVKIVNLNPTEIAAAWRRGDIDGAFVWSPALGEIKKSGKVLTDAAEVGQWGAPTFEVWVARKDFAEKHPEIIAKFAKVSLDSFADYNAHKAQWTADSEQVKKIAKLTGADPQDVPELLAGSAFPEAQAQLSSALLGGGTAKDIAGTAAFLKEQKRVPSVLKDYSPYVSADYVRQAESVQVGQR, from the coding sequence ATGAACAAACCTCGTTTCGTACGCCGTGCGCTGGCCGGCGTCGCTGTTGCGGCTGCCCTGTCCTTCCAGGGCGCTGCGTTCGCCGACATCGTCCTCGGCTACCAGACCGGCATCGACCCGACCAAGGTTCCGCAAGCCGATGGCACCTATGAGAAGGTCATCGGCGAGAAGCTCGACTGGCGCCGCTTCAACAGCGGCCCGGAAGTGGTTGCTGCCATCGCCTCCGGCGACGTGCAACTGGGCAACCTCGGCTCCAGCCCGCTGGCCGCCGCCACCTCGCGCGGCCTGCCGATCGTGGCCTTCATCGTCTCCGCGCAGATCAACTCGGCCGAGGCCCTGGTGGTGCGCAACGGCAGCAAGATCGAGAAGCCCGAAGACCTGGTCGGCAAGACCATCGCCACGCCGTTCGTTTCCACCTCGCACTACAGCCTGCTGGGCGCGCTCAAGCACTGGAAGATCGACCCGGCCAAGGTGAAGATCGTCAACCTCAACCCCACCGAGATCGCCGCCGCCTGGCGCCGTGGCGACATCGATGGTGCCTTCGTCTGGTCGCCTGCCCTGGGCGAGATCAAGAAGTCCGGCAAGGTGCTGACCGACGCCGCCGAAGTCGGCCAATGGGGCGCACCGACCTTCGAGGTCTGGGTAGCCCGCAAGGACTTCGCCGAGAAGCATCCGGAAATCATCGCCAAGTTCGCCAAGGTGAGCCTGGATTCCTTCGCCGACTACAACGCCCACAAGGCCCAGTGGACCGCCGATTCCGAGCAGGTGAAGAAGATCGCCAAGCTGACCGGCGCCGATCCGCAGGACGTGCCTGAACTGCTGGCCGGCTCCGCCTTCCCCGAAGCCCAGGCCCAGCTGTCGTCGGCCCTGCTGGGCGGCGGCACCGCCAAGGACATCGCCGGTACCGCCGCCTTCCTCAAGGAGCAGAAGCGCGTGCCGTCGGTGCTCAAGGACTACTCGCCCTACGTCAGCGCCGACTACGTGCGCCAGGCGGAGAGCGTGCAGGTGGGGCAGCGTTAA
- a CDS encoding acyl-CoA dehydrogenase family protein, translating into MSLVVPLSSLSQLSPTQRWSDALRASSLLDLSVPREYGGRGAGWGEVLQTLRDLSERDGTLARLFALHHLQLASVLLLGSSEQRERLLPLSVEREWLWGEAVDHQESRLLAREHRRGGFLLQGGRHDCFGAEAVDWLLISARHAPSEGLLIAALPADRDGLDRFEPNGGGLLRCHEVRLHPEDILQPPGLPWTPRAQLRGSLAGLLQANIALGLAVQAFENLPARAAAGELQRLLGLGLRLSEQSAVAFESAQAAGNALSFSRSAALATLVAETAAVAQHAVQVGLRQEGTRARLLAGAT; encoded by the coding sequence ATGAGCCTGGTGGTACCGCTTTCCTCTCTGTCCCAACTCTCACCCACCCAGCGCTGGAGCGATGCCCTGCGCGCGTCCAGCCTGCTGGACCTGTCGGTGCCGCGCGAATATGGCGGGCGCGGTGCCGGCTGGGGCGAGGTGTTGCAGACCCTGCGCGATCTCTCCGAGCGCGACGGCACCCTGGCGCGGCTGTTCGCCCTGCATCACCTGCAACTGGCCAGCGTGTTGCTGCTGGGCAGCTCCGAGCAGCGCGAGCGCCTGCTGCCGCTCAGCGTGGAGCGCGAATGGCTGTGGGGCGAGGCGGTGGATCACCAGGAAAGCCGTCTGCTGGCGCGTGAGCATCGGCGCGGTGGTTTCCTGCTGCAGGGCGGGCGCCACGACTGCTTCGGGGCGGAGGCGGTGGACTGGCTGCTGATCTCGGCGCGCCATGCGCCCAGCGAAGGCCTGCTGATCGCTGCGCTGCCGGCGGACCGTGACGGGCTGGATCGCTTCGAACCCAACGGCGGGGGGCTGCTGCGCTGCCATGAGGTGCGCCTGCATCCAGAAGATATCCTGCAGCCGCCCGGCCTGCCGTGGACGCCCCGTGCGCAACTGCGCGGCAGCCTCGCCGGGCTGCTGCAGGCGAACATCGCCCTGGGCCTGGCCGTGCAGGCCTTCGAGAACCTGCCGGCGCGGGCGGCGGCGGGGGAGTTGCAGCGGCTGTTGGGGCTGGGGCTGCGGCTGTCGGAACAGTCGGCGGTGGCCTTCGAATCGGCCCAGGCGGCGGGCAACGCCCTGAGCTTCAGCCGCAGCGCGGCGCTGGCGACCCTGGTGGCGGAAACCGCTGCCGTGGCGCAACACGCGGTGCAGGTTGGCTTGCGCCAGGAAGGCACCCGCGCCCGGTTGCTCGCCGGTGCCACCTGA